The following are from one region of the Gottschalkia purinilytica genome:
- a CDS encoding aspartyl-phosphate phosphatase Spo0E family protein, which yields MKKGDVKEMKGIIRTKQEELNCLLSGENVDKNEALKLSIELDELIYRYYCLIGE from the coding sequence ATGAAGAAAGGTGATGTAAAAGAAATGAAAGGGATAATAAGAACTAAACAAGAAGAATTAAACTGTCTTTTATCAGGAGAAAATGTAGATAAAAACGAAGCATTGAAATTAAGTATCGAACTGGACGAATTGATATATAGATATTATTGTTTAATAGGTGAATAA
- a CDS encoding ZIP family metal transporter, producing MTNIISSDNIIFIGILASVIAGLFTGLGALPIFFTRNISSKMLDVLLGFAAGVMLAATSFSLVIPSIEYGGGGFKGAGFAALGILVGGLFLDFTDKYSPHTHFLNSPERENTESLAKLWLFIIAITIHNFPEGLAVGVGFGDGNIANGITLAIGIGLQNMPEGLAVALALLREKFSTKQAFLIALATGLVEPIGGIIGVVLVQIARPILPFALSFAAGAMLFVISNEIIPETHKNGYERQATYGILIGFVLMMFLDVTLG from the coding sequence ATGACTAATATTATCAGCTCTGATAACATAATTTTTATAGGAATTTTGGCCAGTGTAATAGCTGGACTATTTACAGGATTAGGAGCATTACCTATATTTTTCACTAGAAATATATCTAGTAAAATGTTAGATGTATTGTTAGGTTTTGCTGCTGGAGTAATGCTAGCTGCTACTTCATTTTCATTAGTAATCCCTTCAATTGAGTACGGAGGAGGGGGATTTAAAGGAGCAGGTTTTGCTGCTTTAGGAATATTAGTAGGAGGTTTATTTTTAGACTTTACTGATAAATACTCTCCTCATACACACTTTTTGAATAGTCCTGAAAGGGAAAATACCGAATCATTAGCTAAGTTATGGTTGTTTATAATAGCTATAACTATACATAATTTCCCTGAAGGTTTAGCTGTAGGGGTAGGATTTGGAGATGGAAATATCGCAAATGGTATTACTTTAGCTATAGGTATAGGTCTACAAAATATGCCTGAGGGATTGGCAGTAGCATTAGCATTATTAAGAGAAAAATTTTCTACAAAACAAGCTTTTTTAATAGCTCTTGCCACTGGATTAGTAGAACCTATTGGTGGGATCATTGGAGTAGTTCTAGTTCAAATTGCAAGACCTATATTACCTTTCGCGTTATCATTTGCCGCTGGTGCCATGTTATTTGTTATTAGTAATGAAATAATACCTGAAACGCATAAGAATGGGTATGAAAGACAAGCTACATATGGTATATTGATAGGATTTGTATTAATGATGTTTTTAGATGTAACTTTAGGATAA
- a CDS encoding S1C family serine protease, whose translation MKGNSNSMPIKNIYQKYLEKYRTSKEFRIIIITCASVFIFGFLLGYIFTEAEKTEMIEAIQKEQENIGQTKNIPNIADEVIPSIVLVRNRVKIKDGENVEMKDKGIGSGIIYKDDGYIITNQHVVNKASEVIVTLSDGSEYKGEIVGEDKRSDLAVIKIPGSAFRDVKIGDSDRLKVGERVIAIGNPVGEVFNSTVTDGIISGLNRTIMMNNRRMTLIQTSAAINPGNSGGALVNEKGEVIGINSAKLTGEEIEGMGFAIPINDALPIIDELIEYGYIKRPWLGLGLGETTDELVERYKIPKGIYIGKIDEIGPGSKSGLIEGDIILEIDNKRVESLSVMSSVIDKYNPGDEIKIKVFRRGNYKYINLVLEEAPPNR comes from the coding sequence ATGAAAGGTAATAGTAATAGTATGCCTATTAAAAATATATATCAAAAATATCTGGAAAAATATAGAACTAGCAAAGAGTTCAGAATTATAATAATTACATGTGCATCTGTATTCATATTTGGCTTTTTACTTGGATATATCTTTACAGAGGCAGAAAAAACAGAAATGATTGAAGCTATACAAAAAGAGCAAGAAAATATAGGACAAACAAAGAATATACCTAATATTGCAGATGAAGTAATTCCATCAATAGTTTTGGTGAGAAATAGAGTTAAAATTAAAGATGGAGAAAATGTAGAGATGAAAGACAAAGGGATAGGATCTGGAATTATATATAAAGATGATGGATACATAATAACTAATCAGCATGTTGTAAATAAAGCTTCAGAAGTAATAGTTACTCTTAGTGATGGTTCAGAATATAAGGGTGAGATTGTAGGTGAAGATAAAAGAAGTGATTTAGCTGTAATTAAAATTCCAGGGAGTGCTTTTAGAGATGTTAAGATAGGAGACTCCGATAGATTAAAAGTTGGAGAGCGTGTAATAGCTATAGGAAATCCTGTAGGAGAAGTATTTAATAGTACTGTCACAGATGGAATAATAAGTGGACTTAATAGAACTATTATGATGAATAATAGAAGAATGACTCTCATACAAACTAGCGCCGCTATAAATCCAGGTAATAGTGGTGGAGCTTTAGTAAATGAAAAAGGAGAGGTCATAGGAATAAATAGTGCAAAACTTACAGGTGAAGAGATAGAAGGGATGGGATTTGCAATACCTATAAATGATGCATTACCAATTATAGATGAATTAATAGAATACGGATATATAAAAAGACCTTGGTTGGGTCTTGGACTAGGAGAGACAACGGATGAATTAGTTGAGAGATACAAGATACCGAAAGGAATATACATAGGAAAGATAGATGAGATTGGTCCTGGAAGTAAAAGTGGTCTTATAGAAGGTGATATTATATTAGAAATAGATAATAAAAGAGTGGAAAGTTTAAGTGTAATGTCTTCAGTTATTGACAAATACAATCCAGGTGATGAAATAAAAATAAAGGTTTTTAGAAGAGGAAATTATAAATATATAAACTTAGTATTAGAAGAAGCTCCACCTAATAGATAA
- a CDS encoding DUF1893 domain-containing protein yields the protein MKDIELAKDTLEKENLSLVIVKDGKILFRSADKGIKPIYNAVLQSEKNFKGSSIADKVTGKAAALLCKCLDIKRLFTEIISEGAINVLENSHIIFTYDKAIPYIKNRDMTDVCPIEKIAQYIDEPEVLISKISEFLENIRKSS from the coding sequence TTGAAAGATATAGAGTTAGCTAAAGATACTCTTGAAAAAGAAAATTTATCTCTTGTAATTGTAAAAGATGGTAAAATACTATTTAGAAGTGCTGATAAAGGGATAAAGCCAATATATAATGCAGTACTACAATCTGAAAAAAACTTTAAAGGTTCAAGTATTGCAGATAAAGTTACTGGAAAGGCTGCTGCACTATTATGTAAATGTTTAGATATAAAAAGATTATTTACAGAGATTATATCTGAAGGGGCAATAAATGTATTAGAAAACAGTCATATTATCTTCACTTATGATAAAGCTATTCCATATATCAAAAATAGGGATATGACAGATGTTTGTCCTATAGAAAAAATAGCACAATATATAGATGAACCTGAAGTATTAATTAGCAAAATATCAGAATTTCTTGAAAATATAAGAAAAAGTAGCTAG
- a CDS encoding ECF transporter S component, with amino-acid sequence MNNKFTTKDLVLTGILLGLGLIIPMVFHLFGGTGPIFLPMHISVLIGGFLLPPYFALVLGIATPLLSSVVTGMPPIFPIGIIMMAELGSYGLITSLISKKFETLVIPSLVTAQVVGRIVAGITVFILSTFFGVKMNPIIFVKGSIITGIPGILIQLILIPTLIYTIKITKKVKA; translated from the coding sequence ATGAATAATAAATTTACTACAAAAGACTTAGTATTAACAGGAATATTATTAGGATTAGGACTGATTATTCCTATGGTATTTCATTTGTTCGGAGGTACAGGACCAATATTTTTACCTATGCATATATCAGTACTAATAGGAGGTTTTTTACTACCACCATATTTTGCATTAGTTTTAGGAATAGCAACTCCACTATTAAGTAGTGTAGTTACAGGTATGCCACCTATATTTCCAATAGGTATAATAATGATGGCTGAGTTAGGTTCCTATGGATTAATAACCTCACTTATTTCAAAAAAGTTTGAAACTTTAGTTATACCTTCACTAGTAACAGCACAAGTAGTAGGTAGAATAGTTGCAGGAATTACAGTATTTATTTTATCTACATTTTTTGGAGTTAAAATGAATCCTATAATATTTGTAAAGGGATCAATAATTACTGGAATACCAGGAATATTAATACAACTAATATTAATACCAACACTAATATATACTATTAAAATAACTAAGAAAGTAAAAGCATAG
- a CDS encoding YetF domain-containing protein → MKDFIEIVIQTFLAFFAILYITRLLGRQQISQFTFYEYINGITFGSIAATLATDLDNRTWQHFVGLLLFGALTYSVSKATLKSRTLEKVLDGEPILVIQDGQILEKNLSRTRYNMDDLRLLLRQSNCFSPEDVEVGILEVNGLLSIIKKAEKRNVTLGDLNLDLKPETLPTEIVLDGQIIYENLKKRKLTGEQLMRELKKHNISRIDEVMYATVDSNGKFYIDKFKDNIRPGSDLSEDNKGI, encoded by the coding sequence ATGAAAGATTTTATTGAAATAGTTATACAAACTTTTTTAGCTTTTTTTGCAATACTATATATAACTAGGCTATTAGGGAGACAGCAAATTTCTCAATTTACATTTTATGAGTATATCAATGGTATAACATTTGGTTCTATAGCAGCTACACTTGCTACAGACTTAGATAATAGAACATGGCAACATTTTGTTGGACTCTTATTATTTGGAGCTCTGACATATTCAGTTTCTAAAGCTACTCTTAAAAGTAGAACCCTAGAAAAAGTTTTGGATGGAGAACCTATTTTAGTAATTCAAGATGGACAGATACTGGAGAAAAATTTGAGCAGAACAAGATATAACATGGATGATCTTCGGCTTTTATTAAGACAATCAAACTGCTTTTCCCCTGAAGATGTAGAGGTAGGAATATTAGAGGTAAATGGACTATTAAGTATAATTAAAAAGGCAGAAAAGAGAAATGTTACTTTAGGAGATTTAAACTTAGACCTTAAACCTGAAACTTTACCTACTGAAATAGTTTTAGATGGACAAATAATATATGAAAATCTTAAGAAAAGAAAGCTAACAGGTGAGCAATTAATGAGAGAATTGAAAAAGCATAACATAAGTAGAATAGATGAAGTTATGTATGCTACAGTAGATAGCAATGGTAAATTTTATATAGATAAGTTTAAAGATAATATAAGACCAGGAAGCGACTTAAGTGAAGATAATAAAGGTATTTAG
- the thrS gene encoding threonine--tRNA ligase, with amino-acid sequence MSKISIKLPDGSVREYDKGTKVIDIAKDISEGLARVVVGAKVNGELSELNKEITEDSNLELLKFDDEDGKEIFRHTSAHMLAQAVKRHFPDAKLAIGPSIKDGFYYDIDTEHRFTPEDLELLEKEMKKIAKEDLKIERFALSREEALKSLKEQKEEYKVELVEDLPEGSEISFYKQGEFTDLCRGPHLPSTKKVKAVKLTSIAGAYWRGDEKRPMLQRIYGTSFEKQKDLDAYLEMLEEAKKRDHRKLGKELGLFTMHNEGPGFPFFHPKGMVLWNTIQQFWREEHLKRGYGEIKTPIMLNQQLWHQSGHWEHYKENMYTTKIDELDYAVKPMNCPGAMLIYKSEMYSYRDLPLRWAELGQVHRHELAGALHGLMRVRTFTQDDAHIFMLPEQVKEELIKVIDLADHVYKVFGFKYHVELSTRPESYMGTLEQWDKATNNLREALEEKGLNYIINEGDGAFYGPKIDFHLEDSLGRTWQCATIQLDFQMPERFDLTYTGQDSEKHRPVMIHRTILGSMERFIGILIEHFAGKFPVWLSPVQVSVLPISDKYNDYAYEVKKKLENQGVRVEIDSRSEKIGYKIREAQMAKTPYMLIVGEKEVENGEVSVRDREEGDIGSIKVEDFVSRIVKEIEEKK; translated from the coding sequence ATGTCTAAGATAAGCATTAAATTACCTGACGGATCAGTAAGAGAGTATGATAAAGGAACAAAAGTTATAGATATAGCAAAAGATATAAGTGAAGGATTAGCAAGAGTTGTTGTAGGAGCTAAAGTTAATGGAGAATTATCAGAACTGAACAAAGAAATAACAGAGGATTCTAATTTAGAATTACTAAAATTTGATGATGAAGATGGGAAAGAAATATTCAGACATACAAGTGCTCATATGCTTGCACAAGCAGTAAAAAGACATTTCCCAGATGCTAAGCTTGCTATAGGACCTTCGATAAAAGATGGGTTTTACTATGATATAGATACAGAACACAGATTTACTCCAGAAGATTTAGAACTACTAGAAAAAGAAATGAAAAAGATAGCTAAAGAAGACTTGAAAATAGAAAGATTTGCACTATCTAGAGAAGAAGCTTTAAAATCTTTAAAAGAGCAGAAAGAAGAATACAAAGTAGAATTAGTAGAAGATTTACCTGAAGGATCAGAAATATCTTTCTATAAGCAAGGAGAGTTTACAGATCTTTGTAGAGGACCACACTTACCAAGTACTAAAAAAGTAAAAGCTGTTAAATTAACAAGTATCGCAGGAGCATATTGGAGAGGTGACGAAAAAAGACCAATGCTTCAAAGAATATATGGTACTTCTTTTGAAAAGCAAAAAGATTTAGATGCATATCTTGAAATGCTAGAAGAAGCTAAGAAAAGAGATCATAGAAAGCTAGGTAAAGAATTAGGCTTATTTACTATGCATAACGAAGGGCCAGGATTTCCATTTTTCCATCCAAAAGGAATGGTTCTTTGGAATACAATACAACAATTCTGGAGAGAAGAACATTTAAAAAGAGGATATGGAGAAATAAAAACTCCTATAATGTTAAATCAACAATTGTGGCATCAATCAGGGCACTGGGAACACTATAAAGAAAATATGTATACTACAAAAATAGATGAACTAGATTATGCTGTGAAGCCTATGAACTGTCCTGGAGCTATGCTTATATACAAGTCAGAAATGTACAGTTATAGAGATTTACCACTTAGATGGGCTGAGCTTGGTCAGGTGCATAGACATGAATTAGCTGGCGCATTACATGGTCTTATGAGAGTAAGAACTTTTACTCAAGATGATGCACATATATTTATGCTACCAGAACAAGTTAAAGAAGAATTGATAAAAGTAATAGATTTAGCTGACCACGTATATAAAGTATTTGGATTCAAATACCATGTGGAACTTTCTACAAGGCCAGAAAGCTACATGGGAACATTAGAACAATGGGATAAAGCAACAAATAACTTAAGGGAAGCATTAGAAGAAAAAGGATTAAATTATATTATAAATGAGGGAGATGGAGCATTTTACGGACCTAAGATAGATTTCCATCTAGAAGATAGTTTAGGACGTACATGGCAATGTGCTACTATCCAATTAGACTTCCAAATGCCTGAAAGATTTGATTTAACATATACTGGTCAAGATAGTGAAAAACATAGACCAGTTATGATTCACAGAACTATTTTAGGAAGTATGGAAAGATTTATAGGTATTCTTATAGAACACTTTGCAGGTAAATTCCCAGTTTGGTTATCACCTGTTCAAGTTAGTGTATTACCAATATCAGATAAATATAATGATTATGCATATGAAGTTAAAAAGAAATTAGAAAATCAAGGTGTAAGAGTAGAAATAGATTCAAGATCAGAAAAAATAGGATATAAAATAAGAGAAGCTCAAATGGCTAAAACTCCATATATGCTAATAGTTGGAGAAAAAGAAGTTGAAAATGGAGAAGTATCTGTAAGGGATAGAGAAGAAGGAGATATTGGCTCTATAAAAGTTGAAGACTTCGTTTCAAGAATTGTAAAAGAGATAGAAGAAAAGAAATAA
- the sfsA gene encoding DNA/RNA nuclease SfsA, which translates to MSKNISVKFNVQLQESKFIERTNRFILKCEINSKSLDNGMDHNIVEAHLGDTGRLKEILIPGCKVWLKPADNPNRKTKWTAVLCKTSDNGSLISLVSTLPTKLINKALRENALEEFEGWKFLKSEYKMGNSRFDFLLENNQGKKMLLEVKSVTHIVKDGLGLFPDAVTARGARHVRELREIAKENEDIETAILFVAQREDVEVIKANRDIDPNFADEIEKAKKDGVKIFGRKCHIDLEKIVLGDRVVVK; encoded by the coding sequence ATGTCAAAAAATATTTCAGTTAAATTTAATGTTCAATTACAAGAGTCAAAATTTATAGAAAGAACAAATAGATTTATATTAAAATGTGAGATTAATTCTAAATCTTTAGATAATGGGATGGATCACAATATAGTTGAAGCTCACTTAGGAGATACAGGAAGGCTAAAAGAAATACTTATACCTGGATGTAAAGTATGGTTAAAACCAGCAGATAATCCTAATAGAAAAACAAAATGGACAGCAGTATTATGTAAAACTTCAGATAACGGATCTTTAATATCTCTTGTATCTACTCTACCAACTAAACTTATTAACAAAGCACTTAGAGAAAATGCATTAGAAGAATTCGAAGGTTGGAAATTTTTGAAGAGTGAATATAAAATGGGAAACTCTAGATTTGATTTTTTATTAGAAAACAATCAAGGAAAAAAGATGCTACTTGAAGTTAAAAGTGTTACTCATATTGTAAAAGATGGTTTAGGTTTATTTCCAGATGCAGTTACAGCTAGAGGAGCTAGACATGTTAGAGAATTAAGAGAGATTGCAAAAGAAAATGAAGATATAGAGACAGCTATTTTGTTCGTAGCTCAAAGGGAAGATGTAGAAGTCATAAAAGCTAATCGTGATATAGATCCTAACTTTGCAGATGAAATTGAAAAAGCAAAGAAAGATGGAGTAAAGATATTTGGACGTAAATGTCATATTGATTTAGAAAAGATAGTTTTGGGAGATAGGGTTGTAGTAAAATAA
- a CDS encoding 16S rRNA (uracil(1498)-N(3))-methyltransferase — protein MNLIILFESDYIEERKVRLTGRRFEHIISVHRASIGDRLRVGMLNGKIGEGYITQLNDNFLEMEISLTDNPPSPSNVQLILAMPRPKALKRIIQDVTTMGIKKIYIIKTWRVEKSFWSSPVLEEDNLFEHMILGLEQGKDTILPEIRIVKLFKPFVEDEIPVIIKNTRAIVGHPMSKKECPRDIEEPVTLAIGPEGGFIPYEIELLEKQGFESVSLGNRILRVETAIPFILGRFS, from the coding sequence ATGAATCTAATTATACTATTTGAAAGTGACTACATTGAAGAGAGGAAAGTTAGGCTTACAGGAAGAAGATTTGAACATATAATATCAGTGCATAGAGCCAGTATAGGTGACAGATTACGTGTAGGAATGCTAAATGGTAAAATAGGTGAAGGATATATTACACAATTGAATGATAATTTCTTAGAAATGGAAATATCTCTTACAGATAATCCTCCTTCTCCATCTAATGTACAATTAATTCTAGCAATGCCTAGACCAAAAGCTTTAAAGAGAATTATTCAAGATGTTACTACTATGGGAATAAAAAAAATATATATAATAAAAACTTGGAGAGTAGAGAAGAGTTTTTGGAGCAGTCCTGTGTTAGAAGAAGATAATTTATTTGAGCATATGATATTAGGACTAGAACAGGGTAAAGACACTATTTTGCCTGAAATCAGGATTGTAAAGCTTTTTAAACCATTTGTGGAAGATGAAATTCCTGTTATAATTAAAAATACTAGAGCTATAGTGGGACATCCTATGTCTAAGAAAGAATGTCCTAGAGATATAGAAGAGCCAGTAACACTGGCTATTGGACCAGAGGGTGGCTTCATACCTTATGAAATAGAATTACTTGAAAAGCAAGGATTTGAATCTGTAAGCTTAGGAAATAGAATACTACGTGTGGAAACGGCTATACCTTTCATATTGGGAAGATTTTCATAA